A section of the Dermacoccus nishinomiyaensis genome encodes:
- a CDS encoding ABC transporter permease translates to MRKRLGRERFGMIVGLPILILLVGGGWVIWRLNADLDDIEARQLEWSLLGTLFWQHLKVTAAAAVAVLVTAIPLGVLLTRPRFRRFSGPVIAIANAGQATPVIGLIVLLAMWIAFDFWTAVLALAIYAFLPVLRNTMVGLQQVDQTLVEAARGMGMSQMATLLRIEMPLAAPIIMAGVRTALVLVAGTASFAAFINAGGLGELITTGIKLFRYPVLVSGGILIALLALAFEWAGRLLEALLTPKGM, encoded by the coding sequence ATGAGGAAGCGCCTGGGGCGTGAGCGGTTCGGCATGATCGTCGGCCTGCCCATCCTCATCCTGCTCGTCGGCGGTGGCTGGGTGATCTGGCGCCTCAACGCCGACCTCGACGACATCGAGGCCCGCCAGCTCGAGTGGAGCCTGCTCGGCACCCTGTTCTGGCAACACCTCAAGGTGACGGCGGCCGCTGCCGTCGCGGTGCTCGTCACCGCCATCCCGCTGGGAGTGCTGCTGACGCGTCCGAGATTCCGGCGCTTCTCCGGCCCCGTCATCGCCATCGCGAACGCGGGACAGGCGACGCCCGTCATCGGCCTCATCGTGCTGCTCGCGATGTGGATCGCGTTCGACTTCTGGACGGCGGTGCTGGCGCTCGCGATCTACGCGTTCCTGCCGGTGCTGCGCAACACCATGGTGGGGTTGCAGCAGGTCGACCAGACGCTCGTCGAAGCCGCACGCGGCATGGGCATGAGCCAGATGGCGACGCTCCTGCGCATCGAGATGCCCCTGGCTGCGCCCATCATCATGGCCGGCGTGCGCACCGCGCTCGTGCTCGTCGCGGGCACGGCCTCGTTCGCGGCCTTCATCAACGCCGGTGGCCTGGGCGAGCTCATCACGACCGGCATCAAGCTGTTCCGCTACCCCGTGCTCGTCAGCGGCGGCATCCTCATCGCGCTGCTCGCCCTCGCGTTCGAATGGGCCGGGCGCCTGCTCGAAGCCCTGCTCACGCCGAAGGGAATGTGA
- a CDS encoding AAA family ATPase, translated as MTAHFESVDDVRDRLAEAGYLASDAIATTVFLADALGKPLLVEGPAGVGKTELAKAVTAALSGATGADADLVRLQCYEGIDEARALYEWNHAKQLLRITANTALAQTSSSGAAASTTTTNTATDAQPGATPGAPGVASTNASSPVGSPSGGAAHDWDELATDIFTDDFLLTRPLLRAIRNTQPTVLLIDELDKADVEVEGLLLEVLSDFQVTVPELGTISATQRPFVVLTSNAARDLSEALRRRCLFLHIDYPTPALEQRIVELKVPGLDAALVESVVRLVHRLRQMPLRKAPSVAETVDWARTLIALGADGTGDLDATVLRANLGVLLKHQDDIERASTLLKLDA; from the coding sequence GTGACTGCGCACTTCGAATCCGTCGACGACGTCCGCGACCGCCTCGCCGAGGCCGGATACCTCGCGAGCGACGCCATCGCGACGACCGTCTTCCTCGCCGACGCTCTCGGCAAGCCTCTGCTCGTCGAAGGGCCGGCCGGCGTCGGCAAGACCGAGCTGGCGAAGGCGGTGACGGCGGCATTGTCCGGCGCGACGGGCGCAGACGCCGACCTCGTGAGGCTGCAGTGCTATGAGGGCATCGACGAGGCCCGCGCCCTCTATGAGTGGAACCACGCCAAGCAGCTCCTGCGCATCACCGCCAACACGGCTCTGGCACAAACGTCTTCGTCGGGCGCGGCCGCGTCCACAACGACCACGAACACCGCCACGGACGCTCAGCCGGGCGCCACGCCGGGCGCGCCCGGTGTGGCGTCAACGAACGCCTCCAGCCCCGTCGGCTCGCCATCGGGCGGCGCCGCCCACGACTGGGACGAGCTTGCCACCGACATCTTCACCGACGACTTCCTCCTGACGCGTCCGCTGCTGCGCGCCATCCGCAACACGCAGCCGACGGTGCTTCTCATCGACGAACTCGACAAGGCCGACGTCGAGGTCGAGGGCCTCCTGCTCGAGGTGCTGAGCGACTTTCAGGTGACGGTGCCCGAACTCGGCACGATCAGTGCGACGCAGCGACCGTTCGTCGTGCTGACGTCGAACGCCGCCCGCGACCTGTCGGAGGCGCTGCGTCGACGCTGCCTGTTCCTGCACATCGACTACCCGACGCCGGCGCTCGAGCAGCGCATCGTCGAACTCAAGGTGCCGGGTCTCGACGCGGCGCTCGTCGAATCCGTCGTGCGACTCGTGCACCGACTGCGCCAGATGCCACTGCGCAAGGCACCGAGCGTCGCCGAGACCGTCGACTGGGCGCGCACCCTCATCGCCCTCGGAGCCGACGGCACGGGCGATCTCGACGCGACGGTGCTGCGCGCCAACCTCGGCGTGCTGCTCAAGCACCAGGACGACATCGAACGCGCCTCCACGCTGCTCAAGCTCGATGCCTGA
- a CDS encoding ABC transporter permease: protein MWDFIADRWEDIAYRSYQHTSLVVQSVLLATIIALVLAVIVIRNKKLESFANIFSAIGLTLPSFALLGILLPLVGIGAVPSVIAVTFYAVLPILRNAVVGLQAVDANLLESARGMGMSKVATLLKVRLPLAWPVILAGVRTSTQMSFGVAAIAAYALGPGLGGYIFTGLSQNGGVNAINFALVGTIGIVILALVLDLILVGIGRLTIPRGIRA, encoded by the coding sequence GTGTGGGATTTCATCGCCGACCGGTGGGAGGACATCGCCTACCGCAGCTACCAGCACACGTCGCTCGTCGTGCAATCCGTGCTGCTCGCGACGATCATCGCGCTCGTCCTGGCCGTCATCGTCATCCGCAACAAGAAGCTCGAGAGCTTCGCGAACATCTTCTCGGCGATCGGCCTGACGTTGCCGTCGTTCGCGCTGCTCGGCATCCTGCTGCCGCTCGTCGGCATCGGTGCGGTGCCGTCGGTCATCGCCGTCACCTTCTACGCCGTCCTACCGATCCTGCGCAACGCCGTCGTCGGTCTGCAGGCTGTCGACGCGAACCTGCTCGAGTCCGCGCGCGGCATGGGCATGAGCAAGGTGGCGACGCTGCTCAAGGTGCGTCTGCCACTCGCGTGGCCCGTCATCCTCGCGGGGGTGCGCACCTCGACGCAGATGTCGTTCGGCGTCGCGGCCATCGCCGCCTACGCCCTCGGCCCAGGTCTCGGCGGCTACATCTTCACCGGCCTGTCTCAGAACGGTGGCGTCAACGCCATCAACTTCGCCCTCGTCGGCACGATCGGCATCGTCATCCTCGCCCTCGTGCTCGACCTCATTCTCGTCGGCATCGGCCGACTGACGATTCCCAGGGGTATCCGTGCCTGA
- a CDS encoding HdeD family acid-resistance protein has translation MSLEGTIVETPLHRLASHAWKAIAGVGAVSIIVGLIALIWPGPTTVVIGVLFGVFLLLSGLMGLFVGLAVPMPGFVRAASLLVSALSVVLGLLCFRSETHSVTLLGLWIGIGWIMNSMTMLARGLSTKGQGRGWVIVSSVIGILAGIVLVASPISSMATLVWIAGVFLLVTGIVEIIRAMQLRRRARSL, from the coding sequence ATGAGCCTCGAAGGCACCATCGTCGAGACACCGCTGCATCGTCTCGCCTCGCACGCGTGGAAGGCGATCGCTGGCGTCGGCGCTGTGAGCATCATCGTCGGTCTGATCGCCCTGATCTGGCCGGGGCCGACCACCGTCGTCATCGGTGTACTGTTCGGCGTCTTCCTGCTGCTGAGCGGCCTCATGGGGCTGTTCGTCGGGTTGGCGGTGCCGATGCCGGGGTTCGTGCGCGCTGCATCCTTGCTCGTGTCCGCGTTGTCGGTCGTGCTCGGTCTGCTCTGCTTCCGCAGCGAGACGCACTCCGTCACTCTGCTCGGGCTGTGGATCGGCATCGGCTGGATCATGAACTCGATGACGATGCTCGCCCGCGGCCTTTCGACGAAGGGCCAGGGCCGCGGGTGGGTCATCGTCTCCAGCGTCATCGGCATTCTCGCGGGCATCGTGCTCGTCGCCTCGCCCATCTCGTCCATGGCGACCCTCGTCTGGATCGCGGGTGTGTTCCTGCTCGTCACCGGCATCGTCGAGATCATCCGCGCGATGCAGCTGCGTCGCCGCGCACGCTCCCTCTGA
- a CDS encoding GNAT family N-acetyltransferase, producing MTVLPAGDLPWQTYRDVRLRALSTNPEAFGSTFAREREFSEQVWAQRAMSPGTYLWVPDAGEPEASSQVAPRADGLIGLRAGQVYFDDPAVVGALGYEALEIAFLVQMWVEPARRGTGVFDALVDAVISDAREQGLRAIGLHAYRANERAAAAYRRRGFRLVENPTAECPADEAEYLLPL from the coding sequence ATGACTGTTCTCCCCGCCGGTGACCTTCCGTGGCAGACCTACCGCGACGTGCGGCTGCGGGCGTTGTCGACGAACCCAGAGGCTTTCGGGTCGACGTTCGCCCGTGAGAGAGAGTTCAGCGAGCAGGTCTGGGCCCAGCGCGCGATGAGCCCCGGCACGTACCTGTGGGTGCCGGACGCGGGTGAGCCGGAGGCGTCGAGTCAGGTCGCGCCGCGCGCCGACGGGCTGATCGGCCTACGAGCGGGCCAGGTGTACTTCGACGACCCGGCCGTCGTCGGCGCACTGGGGTACGAGGCACTCGAGATCGCGTTCCTCGTGCAGATGTGGGTGGAGCCGGCGCGCCGCGGCACCGGCGTGTTCGACGCGCTCGTCGACGCCGTCATCAGCGATGCGCGCGAGCAAGGGCTGCGCGCCATCGGGCTGCACGCCTACCGCGCCAACGAGCGCGCGGCTGCCGCGTACCGGCGTCGCGGGTTCCGGCTCGTCGAGAACCCGACAGCCGAGTGCCCGGCCGACGAGGCCGAGTACCTGCTCCCTCTATGA
- a CDS encoding VWA domain-containing protein codes for MPDDAVVPAGAGAPGAGRRAAHSDTAGYGPRASVTSSAGPGIASAGVLQRRLVSLANALRRHGVVVGTSDVIDAGRIVTALGLDDRERLREGLASAFMRRGEQRRVFDELFDLYFPAALGARTRLTDLEEDGAADKSGAHPDGEPEPDSLDALDDFDPLTADAAALRERARALQEILAQALAAQDERALNALAATVVTEFGVLRREGENGFSANQAIEQFQPNLAIARASELMQQGPEAGGSDGGTAGGSSGGGGGGSGQAMGADQGWQPERFTQRLDRDDARERVAAFRRRVETETRRRNAEIRGVERLAEHAVTTPLERRAFSQTYAVDAAEMRRVVDPLARKLAARMTAKRRRASHGRIDIRRTLRASMSTGGVPIEPVFTHHAPNRSELVILADMSSSVAGFSRFTILLMQAMQAQFARVRVFGFVNTVDELTAVVKEVGRDGDLVEALKGNRRMTRGHRNSDYGQTFADFVEHHLDAVTPRATVLILGDARTNNTDPRYDALRTIAQQARHAMWLNPEAESQWGQGDSVAHRYAAIVDMHEVRTITDLREFVARAL; via the coding sequence ATGCCTGACGACGCCGTCGTCCCCGCCGGCGCGGGTGCGCCGGGCGCCGGGCGGCGAGCTGCGCACTCGGACACCGCGGGCTACGGACCGCGCGCGTCCGTGACGTCATCCGCCGGCCCGGGCATCGCGTCTGCGGGCGTGCTGCAGCGTCGACTCGTGTCGTTGGCGAACGCGTTGCGGCGCCACGGCGTCGTCGTCGGCACGAGCGACGTCATCGACGCGGGGCGCATCGTCACCGCTCTCGGGCTCGACGATCGCGAGCGTCTGCGCGAGGGTCTCGCGTCGGCGTTCATGCGACGCGGCGAGCAGCGGCGCGTGTTCGACGAGTTGTTCGACCTCTACTTTCCCGCCGCCCTGGGCGCGCGCACCCGCCTGACGGACCTCGAAGAGGACGGCGCCGCAGACAAATCCGGTGCTCACCCCGACGGCGAGCCCGAACCCGACTCGCTCGACGCACTCGACGACTTCGACCCCCTGACGGCGGACGCCGCGGCCCTGCGCGAGCGCGCCAGGGCGCTGCAGGAGATCCTCGCGCAGGCTCTCGCCGCTCAGGACGAGCGGGCGTTGAACGCCCTCGCAGCCACCGTCGTCACGGAGTTCGGCGTGCTGCGGCGCGAGGGTGAGAACGGGTTCAGCGCGAACCAGGCGATCGAGCAGTTCCAGCCGAACCTCGCCATCGCGCGCGCATCCGAGCTCATGCAGCAGGGCCCAGAAGCCGGCGGTTCTGACGGCGGCACGGCCGGTGGCAGCTCGGGCGGCGGGGGTGGTGGTAGCGGTCAGGCGATGGGTGCCGATCAAGGGTGGCAGCCGGAGCGCTTCACGCAGCGGCTCGATCGTGACGACGCCCGCGAGCGCGTCGCCGCGTTCCGGCGCCGTGTCGAGACCGAGACGCGGCGACGCAACGCGGAGATCCGTGGTGTCGAACGGCTGGCGGAGCACGCCGTCACGACGCCGCTCGAGCGTCGCGCATTCAGCCAGACGTATGCCGTCGATGCCGCGGAGATGCGGCGCGTCGTCGACCCTCTCGCCCGCAAGCTCGCAGCGCGGATGACGGCCAAGCGGCGCCGCGCGTCACATGGGCGCATCGACATCCGGCGGACGCTGCGGGCGTCGATGTCGACGGGCGGCGTACCGATCGAGCCGGTGTTCACGCATCACGCGCCGAACCGTTCGGAGCTCGTCATCCTCGCCGACATGTCGAGTTCGGTCGCCGGGTTCAGCCGGTTCACGATCCTGCTCATGCAGGCGATGCAGGCGCAGTTCGCGCGCGTGCGCGTCTTCGGGTTCGTCAACACCGTCGACGAGCTGACCGCGGTCGTCAAGGAGGTCGGGCGCGACGGCGACCTCGTCGAAGCGCTCAAGGGCAACCGGCGCATGACGCGCGGGCACCGCAACAGCGACTACGGCCAGACGTTCGCCGACTTCGTCGAACACCACCTCGACGCGGTGACGCCGCGTGCCACCGTCCTCATCCTCGGCGACGCGCGCACGAACAACACCGACCCGCGCTACGACGCGCTGCGCACCATCGCGCAGCAGGCGAGGCACGCGATGTGGCTCAACCCGGAAGCCGAATCACAGTGGGGCCAGGGCGATTCCGTCGCACACCGATACGCCGCCATCGTCGACATGCACGAGGTACGCACCATCACCGATCTGCGGGAGTTCGTCGCCCGAGCCTTGTGA
- a CDS encoding ABC transporter ATP-binding protein, with product MPDLFRTDHDAPVTETVNEQPASHDVTGAEIVFDDVVKKYPGQAKAAVGGLSLTVPAGEMVMFVGPSGCGKTTSLKMINRLINPTSGRITIDGDDVKNHKVDDLRRKIGYVIQGGSLFPHLTVADNVGVVPGLLKWDKKRIAARTDELLDMVGLDPARYRDRYPRELSGGQQQRVGVARGLAADPPVILMDEPFGAVDPITRQRLQDEMLSIQRQLSKTIICVTHDIDEALKLGDRILILSEGGRIEQYDTPENILAAPANEFVEDFVGSGSALKSLQLTRLDEIGATQLGTVTVGADASEAREAAQRGGSPNVVVLDERGRPVDFINVERMRGTRVENRGVNLITVDSRATLNDALDAMLTSSHGAVVVTGGRGEYRGVASFQQVMEHIRQVQEQAAALSERVDGEAHASSTVVANTSSTTDFDAQADEGEQR from the coding sequence GTGCCTGATCTGTTCCGCACCGACCACGACGCTCCCGTCACCGAGACCGTCAACGAGCAGCCCGCCAGCCATGACGTCACGGGCGCCGAGATCGTCTTCGACGACGTCGTCAAGAAGTACCCGGGCCAGGCGAAGGCGGCCGTCGGCGGCCTCAGCCTTACCGTCCCCGCCGGCGAGATGGTCATGTTCGTCGGCCCCTCCGGCTGCGGCAAGACGACGTCGCTCAAGATGATCAACCGGCTCATCAACCCGACGAGTGGTCGCATCACGATCGACGGTGACGACGTCAAGAACCACAAGGTCGACGACCTGCGCCGCAAGATCGGCTACGTCATCCAGGGTGGCTCGCTGTTCCCGCACCTCACCGTCGCCGACAACGTGGGCGTCGTGCCGGGGCTGCTCAAGTGGGACAAGAAGCGCATCGCCGCGCGCACGGACGAACTGCTCGACATGGTCGGTCTCGACCCTGCGCGCTACCGCGACCGCTACCCCCGCGAGCTGTCGGGCGGGCAGCAGCAGCGCGTCGGCGTGGCCCGTGGCCTGGCGGCCGACCCACCCGTCATCCTCATGGACGAGCCGTTCGGCGCCGTCGACCCGATCACCCGGCAGCGGTTGCAGGACGAGATGCTCAGCATCCAGCGCCAGCTGAGCAAGACGATCATCTGCGTCACGCACGACATCGACGAGGCACTGAAGCTGGGCGACCGCATCCTCATCCTCTCCGAGGGCGGGCGGATCGAGCAGTACGACACCCCCGAGAACATCCTCGCGGCGCCGGCCAACGAGTTCGTCGAGGACTTCGTCGGCTCGGGTTCGGCGCTGAAGTCGCTGCAGCTGACACGCCTCGACGAGATCGGCGCGACGCAGCTGGGTACCGTCACCGTCGGAGCCGACGCGTCCGAGGCGCGCGAGGCCGCCCAGCGTGGCGGTTCCCCCAACGTCGTCGTGCTCGACGAACGCGGACGCCCGGTCGACTTCATCAACGTCGAGCGGATGCGCGGCACCCGGGTCGAGAACCGTGGGGTCAACCTCATCACCGTCGACTCGCGTGCCACCCTCAACGACGCCCTCGACGCGATGCTCACCTCGAGCCACGGCGCCGTCGTCGTCACCGGCGGGCGCGGCGAGTACCGCGGCGTCGCGTCGTTCCAGCAGGTGATGGAGCACATCCGTCAGGTGCAGGAGCAGGCGGCCGCACTCAGCGAACGCGTCGACGGAGAGGCTCACGCGAGCTCGACGGTCGTCGCCAACACCTCCTCGACCACGGACTTCGACGCTCAGGCCGACGAGGGGGAGCAGCGATGA
- a CDS encoding PIG-L deacetylase family protein → MSTILFFHAHPDDEASQTSGAMARAVSEGHRVVVVYATNGDHGDAPDDLAPGESVVDRRRTEAAGSAQVLGTARVAWLDYADSGMTGWEQNAGEKAFHGADLTEAGQRLADILDEEAPDVVVGYDWHGGYGHPDHVKVHPVMHRALELTRETPRLFESTMNRDRMRVMYRKAVEAGVYPEGEGFNPDQPMDDGNPLGLPEREISFYVDVTPWLENKRAALAAHASQSDARGILEMPDEVFPLAFGREHYVDVAAMEASGIPSLDGHAHGARPDGEPLPEGWFF, encoded by the coding sequence GTGTCGACGATTCTCTTCTTCCACGCCCACCCTGATGACGAAGCGAGCCAGACCTCGGGGGCGATGGCGCGAGCCGTTTCCGAGGGACATCGTGTCGTCGTCGTGTATGCGACCAACGGTGATCACGGGGATGCCCCCGACGACCTCGCGCCCGGCGAGAGCGTCGTCGATCGACGACGCACCGAGGCCGCCGGGTCGGCGCAGGTGCTCGGCACGGCGCGCGTCGCGTGGCTCGACTACGCCGACTCCGGCATGACGGGGTGGGAGCAGAACGCCGGCGAGAAGGCGTTCCACGGCGCCGACCTCACCGAAGCGGGCCAGCGGCTCGCCGACATCCTCGACGAAGAGGCCCCCGACGTCGTCGTCGGTTACGACTGGCATGGCGGGTACGGCCACCCCGACCACGTCAAGGTGCACCCGGTGATGCACCGGGCGCTCGAGCTGACGCGCGAGACGCCGAGGCTTTTCGAATCGACGATGAACCGCGATCGCATGCGCGTCATGTATCGCAAGGCCGTCGAGGCGGGCGTCTACCCCGAGGGGGAGGGGTTCAACCCCGATCAGCCCATGGACGACGGCAACCCGCTCGGCCTGCCCGAGCGCGAGATCTCGTTCTACGTCGACGTCACGCCCTGGCTCGAGAACAAGCGCGCGGCGCTCGCAGCGCACGCCTCGCAGTCGGACGCGCGCGGCATCCTCGAGATGCCTGACGAGGTCTTCCCGCTCGCGTTCGGGCGGGAGCACTACGTTGACGTCGCGGCGATGGAGGCGTCAGGCATCCCGTCGCTCGACGGCCACGCCCACGGCGCGCGCCCCGACGGCGAGCCGCTGCCGGAGGGCTGGTTCTTCTGA
- a CDS encoding SRPBCC family protein — translation MKRIDVHADGPASVDAAWQAYVHVDRWRDWSPHMPPVEADAVVIRPGTQGRWRLGPVTVGRFVITDVDAVARTWSWRVSVLGLTTTGEHRVEVRRGGCRCHMAMDLPPIVGQAYRPLAWWALHRLARSS, via the coding sequence ATGAAGCGCATCGACGTCCATGCTGACGGGCCCGCGAGTGTCGATGCGGCGTGGCAGGCCTACGTGCACGTCGATCGGTGGCGTGACTGGTCGCCGCACATGCCGCCGGTCGAGGCGGATGCCGTGGTGATCCGTCCCGGCACGCAAGGACGATGGCGTCTCGGGCCGGTGACGGTGGGGCGGTTCGTCATCACCGACGTCGATGCGGTGGCGAGGACGTGGAGCTGGCGCGTCAGCGTCCTGGGGCTGACGACGACGGGCGAGCACCGCGTCGAGGTTCGTCGGGGCGGGTGTCGCTGCCACATGGCGATGGATCTGCCGCCCATCGTCGGGCAGGCCTACCGGCCGCTAGCGTGGTGGGCCCTCCATCGGCTCGCTCGCAGCTCGTGA
- a CDS encoding glycine betaine ABC transporter substrate-binding protein, translated as MTRQRMRRATGAVVAVTTAVTLSSCGLGTSGGLTTSAKLAGPLASVKKLDGLDIAVGSKDFTEQQILGKIAVIMLQSGGAKVKDFTAIPGSAASRQAQLTGQVQLIMEYTGTAWITYMGKTDPIADSRKQYEAVKAEDAKNGFTWLEPAPMNNTYSLGMRQDFAKKYGLKDLSDLKKVPVGERTFCIESEFANRNDGFQPMLKAYGMTYGKDVPTGNIRKMDTGAIYSAIDQKVCNLGEVFTTDGRIKSLHLDVMSDSKHFFPNYNVSPVVKTTIYDTYPQIAQILEPVVKKLDNDTLIDLNARVDVEGKDPGKVAEEWLKSEGFIE; from the coding sequence ATGACACGCCAGCGAATGAGGCGAGCGACGGGCGCCGTCGTCGCCGTCACGACGGCCGTGACGCTGAGTTCATGTGGCCTCGGCACCTCGGGCGGGCTGACGACGAGTGCCAAGCTCGCGGGCCCCCTGGCCTCGGTGAAGAAGCTCGACGGGCTTGACATCGCGGTCGGTTCCAAGGACTTCACCGAGCAGCAGATCCTCGGCAAGATCGCCGTCATCATGCTGCAGTCGGGCGGCGCGAAGGTGAAAGACTTCACCGCCATCCCCGGTTCTGCTGCCTCGCGCCAGGCGCAGCTGACGGGGCAGGTGCAGCTCATCATGGAGTACACGGGCACGGCGTGGATCACCTACATGGGCAAGACCGACCCCATCGCTGATTCGCGCAAGCAGTACGAGGCCGTGAAGGCGGAGGACGCCAAGAACGGGTTCACCTGGCTGGAACCTGCGCCCATGAACAACACGTACAGCTTGGGCATGCGTCAGGACTTCGCGAAGAAGTACGGGCTCAAAGATCTGTCGGATCTCAAGAAGGTGCCTGTCGGCGAGCGCACGTTCTGCATCGAGTCGGAGTTCGCGAACCGCAACGACGGCTTCCAACCCATGCTCAAGGCGTACGGGATGACGTACGGCAAGGACGTGCCGACCGGCAACATCCGCAAGATGGACACCGGCGCCATCTACTCGGCGATCGACCAGAAGGTCTGCAACTTGGGTGAGGTCTTCACGACGGACGGGCGGATCAAGAGTCTCCACCTCGACGTCATGAGCGACAGCAAGCACTTCTTCCCCAACTACAACGTCTCGCCCGTGGTCAAGACGACGATCTACGACACGTATCCGCAGATCGCGCAGATCCTCGAACCGGTCGTGAAGAAGCTCGACAACGACACCCTCATCGATCTCAACGCCCGCGTCGACGTCGAGGGCAAAGATCCCGGCAAGGTCGCCGAGGAGTGGTTGAAGAGCGAGGGCTTCATCGAGTAG